In one window of Oncorhynchus kisutch isolate 150728-3 linkage group LG16, Okis_V2, whole genome shotgun sequence DNA:
- the LOC109882142 gene encoding ribonuclease P protein subunit p20-like isoform X1: protein MCSISPFPVSDSLVMAKPRSLISASIPQTPPGIIMPPADGSGTGVMMDPIEYTLRKRLPRKLPKRRNDVYVNMKTDFRAQLARCQKLLEGGGHGEIRVHGLGLAINRAINIALQLQASSQGALQLAANTSTVELLDDMEPEDPDEAGEPMARSRNNSAIHIKVFYPDSQ from the coding sequence TGCTCCATCTCACCCTTCCCTGTCTCTGACTCACTTGTAATGGCAAAACCACGCAGCCTTATCTCCGCCTCCATCCCCCAGACACCCCCTGGCATCATCATGCCCCCAGCCGACGGCAGCGGCACAGGGGTGATGATGGACCCCATAGAGTACACCCTACGCAAGCGTCTCCCCAGGAAGCTGCCCAAGCGCCGCAACGACGTGTACGTCAACATGAAGACAGACTTCCGGGCCCAGTTGGCCCGCTGCCAAAAGCTGCTCGAAGGAGGAGGCCACGGAGAGATTCGTGTCCACGGTCTGGGCCTGGCCATCAACAGGGCCATCAACATTGCCCTGCAGCTCCAGGCCAGTAGCCAGGGGGCGCTACAGCTGGCAGCCAACACGTCTACAGTGGAGCTGCTGGACGATATGGAGCCTGAGGATCCTGACGAGGCAGGGGAACCCATGGCGCGCTCCCGGAATAACTCTGCTATTCATATCAAAGTGTTCTACCCAGACTCACAGTGA
- the LOC109882142 gene encoding ribonuclease P protein subunit p20-like isoform X2, which translates to MAKPRSLISASIPQTPPGIIMPPADGSGTGVMMDPIEYTLRKRLPRKLPKRRNDVYVNMKTDFRAQLARCQKLLEGGGHGEIRVHGLGLAINRAINIALQLQASSQGALQLAANTSTVELLDDMEPEDPDEAGEPMARSRNNSAIHIKVFYPDSQ; encoded by the coding sequence ATGGCAAAACCACGCAGCCTTATCTCCGCCTCCATCCCCCAGACACCCCCTGGCATCATCATGCCCCCAGCCGACGGCAGCGGCACAGGGGTGATGATGGACCCCATAGAGTACACCCTACGCAAGCGTCTCCCCAGGAAGCTGCCCAAGCGCCGCAACGACGTGTACGTCAACATGAAGACAGACTTCCGGGCCCAGTTGGCCCGCTGCCAAAAGCTGCTCGAAGGAGGAGGCCACGGAGAGATTCGTGTCCACGGTCTGGGCCTGGCCATCAACAGGGCCATCAACATTGCCCTGCAGCTCCAGGCCAGTAGCCAGGGGGCGCTACAGCTGGCAGCCAACACGTCTACAGTGGAGCTGCTGGACGATATGGAGCCTGAGGATCCTGACGAGGCAGGGGAACCCATGGCGCGCTCCCGGAATAACTCTGCTATTCATATCAAAGTGTTCTACCCAGACTCACAGTGA
- the LOC109882142 gene encoding ribonuclease P protein subunit p20-like isoform X3, which translates to MPPADGSGTGVMMDPIEYTLRKRLPRKLPKRRNDVYVNMKTDFRAQLARCQKLLEGGGHGEIRVHGLGLAINRAINIALQLQASSQGALQLAANTSTVELLDDMEPEDPDEAGEPMARSRNNSAIHIKVFYPDSQ; encoded by the coding sequence ATGCCCCCAGCCGACGGCAGCGGCACAGGGGTGATGATGGACCCCATAGAGTACACCCTACGCAAGCGTCTCCCCAGGAAGCTGCCCAAGCGCCGCAACGACGTGTACGTCAACATGAAGACAGACTTCCGGGCCCAGTTGGCCCGCTGCCAAAAGCTGCTCGAAGGAGGAGGCCACGGAGAGATTCGTGTCCACGGTCTGGGCCTGGCCATCAACAGGGCCATCAACATTGCCCTGCAGCTCCAGGCCAGTAGCCAGGGGGCGCTACAGCTGGCAGCCAACACGTCTACAGTGGAGCTGCTGGACGATATGGAGCCTGAGGATCCTGACGAGGCAGGGGAACCCATGGCGCGCTCCCGGAATAACTCTGCTATTCATATCAAAGTGTTCTACCCAGACTCACAGTGA
- the LOC109882141 gene encoding erythropoietin isoform X3, with protein sequence MELPPRLFTLLLMLLEWTRPGLPSPLRPICDLRVLKHFIEEARDAQAAMLTCKEGCGLPEPVTVPQTKVDFSIWERKNALEQAQEVQSGLWLLNQAIGSLRASVTNTALQSHIDNSLINIFRIGKVLRSLNIQECNPPAGGVSGGEETWRVSSASELLQVHVNFLRGKLQLLLSNAPICH encoded by the exons ATGGAGTTGCCACCCA gaCTCTTTACGTTGCTGCTGATGCTGTTGGAGTGGACCAGACCAGGCCTACCGTCTCCCCTGCGGCCGATCTGTGACCTGCGGGTCCTAAAACACTTCATTGAAGAGGCCAGAGATGCCCAAGCAGCCATG CTGACTTGTAAAGAAGGATGTGGTCTTCCAGAGCCCGTCACTGTTCCCCAAACCAAAGTAGACTTCAGCATCTGGGAGAGGAAAAAT GCACTGGAGCAAGCTCAGGAGGTACAGTCTGGCCTGTGGCTGTTAAACCAGGCCATTGGCTCGCTACGAGCCTCCGTCACCAACACAGCGTTGCAAAGCCACATAGACAACAGCCTCATAAACATCTTCAGAATAGGAAAGGTGCTGCGCAGCCTCAACATCCAG GAGTGCAACCCTCCAGCAGGAGGagtgtctggaggagaggagacatggcgGGTGTCGTCTGCTTCAGAGCTGCTTCAGGTCCACGTCAACTTCCTGCGAGGCAAGCTGCAGCTCTTGCTGTCCAACGCGCCCATCTGCCACTAG
- the LOC109882141 gene encoding erythropoietin isoform X2 yields the protein MFHNSSRGLFTLLLMLLEWTRPGLPSPLRPICDLRVLKHFIEEARDAQAAMLTCKEGCGLPEPVTVPQTKVDFSIWERKNALEQAQEVQSGLWLLNQAIGSLRASVTNTALQSHIDNSLINIFRIGKVLRSLNIQECNPPAGGVSGGEETWRVSSASELLQVHVNFLRGKLQLLLSNAPICH from the exons ATGTTCCACAATTCAAGTCGAG gaCTCTTTACGTTGCTGCTGATGCTGTTGGAGTGGACCAGACCAGGCCTACCGTCTCCCCTGCGGCCGATCTGTGACCTGCGGGTCCTAAAACACTTCATTGAAGAGGCCAGAGATGCCCAAGCAGCCATG CTGACTTGTAAAGAAGGATGTGGTCTTCCAGAGCCCGTCACTGTTCCCCAAACCAAAGTAGACTTCAGCATCTGGGAGAGGAAAAAT GCACTGGAGCAAGCTCAGGAGGTACAGTCTGGCCTGTGGCTGTTAAACCAGGCCATTGGCTCGCTACGAGCCTCCGTCACCAACACAGCGTTGCAAAGCCACATAGACAACAGCCTCATAAACATCTTCAGAATAGGAAAGGTGCTGCGCAGCCTCAACATCCAG GAGTGCAACCCTCCAGCAGGAGGagtgtctggaggagaggagacatggcgGGTGTCGTCTGCTTCAGAGCTGCTTCAGGTCCACGTCAACTTCCTGCGAGGCAAGCTGCAGCTCTTGCTGTCCAACGCGCCCATCTGCCACTAG